The following coding sequences are from one Archocentrus centrarchus isolate MPI-CPG fArcCen1 chromosome 4, fArcCen1, whole genome shotgun sequence window:
- the scly gene encoding selenocysteine lyase yields MIDTYGCKPFEASSHHFPRRTMAKKPDDVPLVQGPTFSQHNFHHYSEMNLDRIYMDYNATTPPLPEVIQAICEALEDAWGNPSSNYVAGAKAKAIINQSRENVARMVGGKAEDIIFTSGGTEANNLVLHTAVEHFRKHCRAAEQGAGHLNGRTGLPHIITCNVEHDSVKLVAQHLEKERKADVTFVPVSKGTARVEVEDIMAAVRPNTCLISVMLANNETGVIMPVQEICQRIKPLNKQRERLRILLHTDAAQALGKIRVDVSELGVDYLTIVGHKFYGPRIGALYVNGPGTRTPLYPMLFGGGQERNFRPGTENTPMIAGLGKAAELVTSNLSDYESHMRSIKLYLEERLQAVFADRIHFNSHFPGSDILPNTCNVSILGPRLQGWRVLSNCRRLLASVGAACHSDSGNRPSHILLSCGVPSEVAANALRLSVGRETTEADVDAVVEDLRETVQLLEETN; encoded by the exons ATGATTGACACGTACGGTTGTAAACCGTTTGAAGCGTCTTCTCATCACTTTCCAAG GCGTACTATGGCCAAAAAGCCTGATGATGTGCCCTTGGTACAGGGTCCTACCTTCAGTCAGCATAATTTTCATCACTATTCAGAGATGAATCTAGACAG GATCTACATGGATTACAACGCTACTACCCCCCCGCTGCCAGAGGTGATTCAGGCCATTTGCGAGGCCCTCGAGGACGCCTGGGGAAACCCGAGTAGCAACTATGTAGCAG GTGCTAAAGCTAAAGCTATCATTAATCAGTCCAGAGAAAACGTGGCAAGAATGGTTGGAGGGAAGGCGGAGgacatcattttcacttcaGGTGGCACTGAG GCCAATAACCTGGTGCTGCACACTGCTGTGGAGCACTTCAGGAAACACTGCAGGGCTGCAGAACAAGGTGCAGGACACCTGAACGGACGCACGGGCCTTCCTCACATTATCACCTGTAATGTTGAGCACGACTCGGTCAAACTCGTGGCTCAGCACCttgagaaggaaagaaaagcag ATGTGACCTTCGTGCCCGTGTCTAAGGGGACAGCCCGTGTGGAGGTGGAGGATATCATGGCCGCTGTGCGGCCCAACACGTGTCTCATCTCTGTTATGCTGGCCAACAATGAGACGGGAGTCATCATG CCAGTCCAGGAGATCTGCCAGAGAATAAAACCTCTGAACAAGCAGCGTGAGCGGCTCAGGATCCTGCTCCACACGGATGCCGCTCAGGCCCTGGGGAAAATCCGAGTGGATGTCAGTGAGCTGGGAGTGGATTACCTCACCATAGTGGGACACAAG TTCTACGGCCCTCGGATTGGCGCTTTGTACGTCAACGGACCTGGAACGAGGACTCCGTTGTATCCGATGCTGTTTGgtggaggacaggagaggaactTCAGACCAGG CACAGAAAACACGCCAATGATTGCAGGTCTTGGAAAG gctgCAGAGCTGGTGACCTCTAATCTGTCAGATTATGAGAGTCATATGCGGAGTATTAAACTTTACTTGGAAGAGCGACTGCAG GCCGTCTTTGCAGACAGGATCCACTTCAACAGCCATTTCCCCGGCTCTGATATCCTCCCTAACACATGTAACGTGTCCATCCTGGGTCCAAGATTACAAG GCTGGAGGGTATTGTCAAACTGTAGGAGGCTGCTAGCCAGCGTCGGTGCCGCCTGCCACTCAGACAGTGGAAACAG ACCTTCCCACATCCTTCTGAGCTGCGGCGTCCCCTCAGAGGTGGCAGCGAACGCTTTGAGGTTGAGCGTTGGCAGGGAGACGACCGAAGCAGATGTGGATGCAGTTGTGGAGGACTTGAGGGAAACCGTGCAGCTGTTGGAAGAAACAAACTGA